From Candidatus Woesearchaeota archaeon, one genomic window encodes:
- a CDS encoding SUMF1/EgtB/PvdO family nonheme iron enzyme, which translates to MLEKLASSKWAKRFITLAGSLFIGSSVLFNQMNASAEEAVLTVLCHGIKSQPDSMKKLEDAIEDQSAVVNVYYPSTEQRIKNFAYNLDVAIKDKLVKLKEQDIDVNSIVLVGHSMGSIVERYYIECGNAGFADVVSKVKAVVLIAPPNHGSPLADAACYHAALKGERSDLIPPSIIELVESAKPTDDKAVIFIKELFLTPANRSNKTMGVSSAINFADSNWGKTSVYELNSFEDGFIKKELNKFGLKQGVYYCVVAGTDNNVPTTILINGPSDGVVPVESADIRDLVKNKENYRFETVKANHLNITENKDAIRIVKEVVSKFLFPSEKFFPDGWTSEQCMVKTATHHGDEEQQITYHKNTIGMKFVLIPPGKFMMGSEKGKTDERPVHPIRITKPFYMGAYEVTYAQYKMVTGKNHPIFENRFGYAPMDWVSRSDAVLFCTLLSKKEKTTYRLPTEAEWEYVCRAGSATEFYFANDDGHIRTSEGLVKKFTWSEENGPRHIGETRANPWGVYDMTVNFWEWCQDFYAKDYYCQSPIDDPFGPELPEFPSHPMYVARGGVYGTLDGGGARSAFRSRHYDEVAGDLGFRVIVTIKK; encoded by the coding sequence ATGCTTGAAAAACTCGCAAGTTCCAAATGGGCAAAGCGGTTTATAACTCTGGCCGGTAGCTTATTCATTGGCAGTTCTGTTTTATTTAATCAAATGAACGCATCTGCTGAAGAAGCTGTCTTGACAGTCCTCTGCCACGGCATAAAGAGCCAGCCCGACAGCATGAAAAAACTAGAGGATGCTATTGAAGACCAGTCTGCTGTTGTCAATGTTTATTATCCGAGCACAGAGCAGAGGATAAAGAACTTTGCGTACAACTTAGATGTTGCAATAAAGGACAAGTTAGTCAAGCTTAAGGAGCAGGATATTGATGTAAACAGTATTGTTTTAGTTGGTCACAGCATGGGCAGCATTGTTGAAAGATATTACATAGAATGCGGCAATGCCGGTTTTGCAGATGTTGTTTCGAAAGTCAAGGCAGTGGTTTTGATTGCACCGCCAAATCATGGAAGTCCATTAGCTGATGCCGCGTGTTATCATGCGGCATTGAAAGGTGAGAGATCTGATTTAATCCCCCCTTCAATCATTGAACTGGTAGAATCAGCCAAGCCAACAGATGATAAAGCAGTTATTTTTATAAAGGAACTTTTTCTTACACCTGCAAATCGGTCAAACAAAACAATGGGCGTATCAAGTGCAATTAATTTTGCTGATTCCAACTGGGGAAAAACATCTGTTTACGAATTGAATAGTTTTGAAGATGGCTTTATCAAAAAAGAATTAAATAAATTTGGCTTAAAGCAAGGCGTTTATTATTGCGTTGTTGCAGGAACTGATAACAACGTTCCGACAACCATTTTGATCAACGGTCCTAGCGATGGTGTTGTTCCTGTTGAAAGCGCAGACATACGTGATTTAGTTAAGAACAAAGAAAACTACAGATTCGAAACTGTGAAAGCAAATCATCTGAATATTACTGAGAATAAAGATGCGATAAGGATTGTGAAAGAAGTTGTGAGTAAATTTCTCTTTCCATCAGAAAAATTTTTCCCAGATGGCTGGACTTCAGAACAATGCATGGTAAAAACAGCTACGCATCATGGCGATGAAGAACAGCAAATTACTTATCATAAAAATACCATAGGAATGAAGTTTGTGTTGATCCCTCCAGGAAAGTTTATGATGGGTAGTGAAAAAGGAAAAACTGATGAGCGACCAGTACACCCAATAAGAATAACCAAACCCTTCTATATGGGTGCTTACGAAGTAACATATGCCCAATACAAAATGGTTACTGGTAAAAATCATCCTATTTTTGAAAATAGATTTGGGTATGCCCCCATGGATTGGGTGTCGCGGTCTGATGCTGTACTGTTTTGCACTTTACTCTCAAAAAAAGAGAAGACAACATATCGTTTGCCAACAGAAGCTGAGTGGGAGTATGTATGCCGTGCAGGTTCAGCTACTGAATTCTACTTTGCGAATGACGATGGGCATATTAGAACAAGTGAGGGTTTAGTTAAGAAATTTACATGGTCCGAGGAAAATGGACCCCGCCATATAGGTGAGACAAGAGCAAATCCGTGGGGAGTATATGATATGACAGTAAATTTTTGGGAATGGTGCCAAGATTTTTATGCAAAGGACTACTACTGCCAAAGCCCAATTGATGATCCCTTTGGGCCTGAACTCCCAGAATTTCCATCTCATCCGATGTACGTAGCAAGAGGAGGGGTATATGGTACTCTGGATGGGGGAGGAGCACGATCTGCATTCCGTTCTCGTCATTATGATGAAGTTGCTGGCGATTTAGGTTTTCGTGTAATTGTAACGATAAAAAAATGA
- a CDS encoding Ig-like domain-containing protein, with product MKMKNNKIKIAMLVFFAAAFITLLAEFTLPQAQQTCYNSNAGSRICTDAALADCCPTPEADYPYYYSAATGYGPSAYSDCQSNYYSSTQPYSEISQCTTLGCCCPGGTSYVVEAECPIIAAQTFTAYDGRTCTDVCATPPPPPLPTGTCNDVTYTQPPNVTVTYPKGELGMQLNFYAGCTVSQYTISRCTTNSCASYTQIATTPNNFYIDSDVLWDTNYTYKIVADYALSGASGPRYLNATTGNIECWHKLSDKFCLHNSSYLEFKDYLIDRGFSSASDNLFLLDVKTRYSSRFNNAYDCDDSNMLVGPDPPCSSTYADVCVADGATASCLKAGQCSNVSANPYAIFFGRSLCEGITSPKYCFYDKSPSITDYCYDCNPSMLCYDYKSESACESNNCNVGSCQWTDTIDEIGIGVCVDLDKSNCELCNLEGTSAASNLQAYNEIFDICTSQKSGALSTPNYPCYTNGSVAISCNVMTCLNYSETECGDQHITLDASNTITTRSPDNCSIGVCELNLNGACHKNADNNYTQDCLDDDAVCEADYFKPTTTIVPVKDIDNSYKYLDIQIYDQTSKSDYSRRVSASDYRTYLCHYGSDEADCIVAQHPYTNSTTQLKFYINDYTVFTYDGATQAFLFELTNDGDSATQDNNIIKYYTEDPAHNLGIVQNILITPVPTPPHVLNLSITDGTEVNEIIYTKSALPAITTLFDEPATIILSKINSSAADIIFNTYSSDSITYTFIPTAALSEGVYTFSVRAKDDFDTAMPTTFTKTFIVDTTPPTITVLNPINGNYSAASTTSITINFSEKVFLDDVTVNTISLNTSQFSSTDSKLFTKSQQFSDGQKTLIITAHDYAGNAVSSTTTFTINALPLNITMLRPRFGFASTLTFDVIVNTDDVAACKYYLDSNLTYSNMNNFTSSNGFNHTVTGFSQISDLNKHFLYVRCNDNYYPEVSKALNLTVINQSPTITANYAAPDPVVEIPPNITLFVETYFDPTLCKYSSTTSDYASMEGKFPGYDEESFNTMHNATIELSAAAQVYTYTYYVACEGYSGLPSTTAPITFSVDLSKALNITDYTVNYTSALSGKINITTNKKSECLLGTTLDNIISSLSTIDHYRHTASVTLSQGPNLYYIKCASGGTWTPVYTLTIVADPTLPVMSYVDDSADITGLTNISLAEYAWKTDELRVKWNASEDFTWVTLYQYTLKNNNTAQTIINWTDTTDLSDDWRAITGLTLVPGNKYYFTAKAKNYVGLWSTVMGSNGIIIDPSKFPEHCTDGIENYGETDIDCGGSCDSCTENKNCTSNADCSSSFCNPASNTCQLPTCSDTYQNDNETDVDCGGNICNAEGKYCSRNKKCLVDADCSPADICSNTSNRCIWNGNSGPNIVKLVLGIKNISTSELNNLQYINIPAPNIKIDFDSSSILTEAKIEGINTSIVFPTTTAPAQNFTLSFIGNLSNGNYTLTIYAKYTNGIPMTEPKVIRFIVDTVLPTITLQSPLNGAYSNQSNLSMRFNFSEAVILDDVLVDAVSLIPATFTTSDNKLFTKSQNFSDGSKTLIITAHDYAGSVVQSISTFEVDAVPLTITMLYPPYNVSPTPRFNITIGTDKAVQCRQSLDISVQSFNNMAGFDISNSTLHELYNLYITDENTHNFYVKCNDTQRGIMSQTFVIRVDSSLPQIITAYANPSLIVEAPPNATLKVQTNEAAICKYSNATQNYSQMEGNFSSYTQKQFDTIHNKILYLPTEERSYTYYAACENLAGWTSATSTISFVVNLSAPTAITIYSPTYSNTNQTKIDIGTNKNSECYWGMSSSSIIYSFSETTGYRHKHTPNQQEGSNTYYAKCIAAGVWSDPVTITFVVDTNKPNMSYVDDSSNLANNTQFSYFTDRLQAKWHGTDVGSGIWYYMYLLEDSYLNVVVNWTASSIDDQWYWLTKDNEPNWAQTNGTKLNLTNLRSYKFKVKAVDYANWTSDIKASDGVTVDILKLPSHCVDLLFESDTETDVDCGKQCIGCTNSKNCLINSDCLSGYCPNSTKKCTTPSCSDNVQNGDETDKDCGGSCPDCTEGKKCIQTSDCATSLKCKSGICKKDLDNCKDAKLSGDETDIDCGGGCDSCDSGKNCLDNSDCITNYCSPSKKCITQTCSDNIKNSDETDKDCGGAACSKCQVGKVCLISRDCTTNYCLNGYCNERVNVTAVCGNGFKDAGEECDDGNTASGDGCSASCRLEAEGGGFNWFPILLTLIILAALSGGGYAFYAYYYAPYLQKKKPYYAPRMQQPISLSRPEAKPGFIQRPAQPVQRSREIKRAAEAKEREKIFKSFDEEKPLEKIVEKPAEKMKEEIKEKSEIKKEIKPEITEMKEEAKTAPEAAKPSDIFARLRKLAEKPKGTLEKEIKKPVKSKKAAKPSKKDDAFRRLKEIAAKNLKGDYAKKLLALTESKGMAKQDLSKTFSNLFKTKKITKNLAEEILLQLMKLDKITKSDAKFLLSDLAGQKLISEEQAKKILSNLDAE from the coding sequence ATGAAAATGAAAAATAATAAAATAAAAATAGCGATGCTCGTATTTTTTGCAGCAGCATTCATAACATTATTGGCTGAGTTCACGCTTCCGCAGGCGCAGCAAACCTGCTATAATTCAAATGCAGGATCAAGGATCTGCACAGACGCTGCTTTGGCAGACTGCTGCCCGACACCTGAAGCAGATTATCCATATTATTATTCTGCTGCAACTGGCTATGGGCCGTCAGCATATTCAGACTGTCAGTCCAATTATTACAGCAGCACACAACCATACTCTGAAATATCGCAGTGTACAACACTCGGCTGCTGCTGCCCTGGCGGAACAAGTTATGTTGTAGAAGCAGAATGCCCAATAATTGCAGCCCAGACATTCACAGCTTATGACGGAAGAACATGTACGGATGTATGCGCCACCCCTCCGCCACCTCCGCTGCCAACAGGAACATGCAATGATGTAACATACACGCAGCCGCCTAATGTAACAGTGACATACCCCAAAGGCGAGTTAGGAATGCAGCTTAACTTTTATGCGGGCTGCACAGTAAGCCAGTACACTATTTCAAGATGCACAACAAACAGCTGCGCTTCATACACCCAAATTGCAACAACGCCGAATAATTTCTATATCGATAGCGATGTATTGTGGGATACAAACTACACTTACAAGATAGTTGCAGATTATGCATTATCAGGAGCTTCAGGGCCGCGCTATTTAAATGCCACAACAGGCAACATAGAATGCTGGCACAAGCTCAGCGACAAATTCTGCCTGCATAATTCAAGCTATCTTGAGTTCAAAGACTATTTAATCGATAGAGGATTTAGTAGCGCAAGCGACAATCTTTTCCTGCTTGATGTCAAAACACGCTACAGCAGCCGCTTCAACAATGCGTATGACTGTGATGATAGTAATATGTTGGTTGGACCTGATCCGCCATGCTCGTCAACTTATGCAGATGTGTGTGTGGCAGATGGCGCAACAGCATCCTGCCTGAAGGCAGGGCAATGCTCGAATGTAAGCGCAAATCCGTATGCGATCTTCTTCGGCAGATCTCTCTGCGAAGGCATAACTTCGCCAAAATACTGCTTTTATGATAAATCTCCGTCAATTACAGATTACTGCTATGACTGCAATCCAAGCATGCTCTGCTATGATTATAAATCAGAATCAGCATGCGAAAGCAATAACTGCAATGTAGGGAGTTGCCAGTGGACAGATACAATTGATGAAATTGGAATAGGCGTCTGTGTTGATCTCGACAAAAGCAATTGCGAATTATGCAATCTTGAGGGAACAAGTGCAGCTTCAAATCTTCAGGCATACAACGAGATATTTGATATATGCACTTCGCAAAAATCCGGAGCATTATCAACACCCAATTATCCTTGCTACACTAATGGCTCAGTTGCAATCAGCTGCAATGTAATGACCTGTTTAAATTATAGCGAAACAGAATGCGGAGATCAGCACATAACATTAGATGCAAGCAATACAATCACAACTAGAAGCCCTGATAACTGTTCTATTGGCGTATGCGAATTAAATCTCAATGGGGCCTGCCATAAAAATGCAGACAACAACTATACCCAAGATTGCTTAGATGATGATGCAGTTTGCGAAGCAGATTACTTTAAGCCAACAACAACAATTGTTCCGGTAAAAGACATAGACAATTCATACAAGTACTTAGACATTCAGATTTATGACCAAACATCAAAATCAGACTACAGCAGGAGAGTTTCAGCATCAGATTACAGGACATATCTTTGCCACTATGGCAGCGACGAGGCAGATTGCATTGTAGCACAGCATCCTTATACTAATTCAACAACACAGTTGAAGTTCTACATTAATGACTATACTGTTTTCACTTATGATGGTGCAACCCAGGCATTCCTGTTCGAACTGACAAATGATGGCGATTCAGCAACTCAGGACAACAATATTATAAAATATTATACAGAAGATCCTGCGCATAATCTGGGGATCGTTCAAAACATTCTTATTACTCCAGTGCCAACCCCACCCCACGTACTTAACCTAAGCATAACAGACGGCACAGAAGTAAATGAAATCATTTACACAAAGAGTGCATTGCCGGCAATAACCACACTATTTGATGAGCCTGCAACAATAATTTTGTCAAAAATAAACAGTTCAGCAGCAGACATAATATTCAATACTTATTCGTCAGATAGCATCACCTATACATTTATCCCGACAGCAGCATTAAGCGAAGGCGTTTATACATTTTCAGTGAGGGCAAAAGATGATTTTGATACGGCAATGCCGACAACATTTACAAAAACATTTATAGTTGACACAACTCCGCCAACAATAACTGTGCTGAATCCAATAAACGGCAACTATTCGGCAGCATCAACAACTTCAATAACAATTAACTTCAGCGAAAAAGTATTCTTAGACGATGTTACAGTCAACACCATCTCATTAAACACATCTCAATTTTCATCGACGGACAGCAAATTATTCACAAAATCACAGCAATTTTCAGATGGGCAAAAAACATTAATAATAACAGCCCATGATTATGCAGGAAATGCAGTTTCAAGCACAACAACATTCACAATAAATGCTCTGCCATTGAACATCACAATGCTAAGGCCCCGTTTCGGCTTTGCCTCCACCTTAACATTCGATGTCATAGTTAATACTGATGATGTTGCAGCATGCAAATATTACCTAGATTCAAACCTCACTTATTCAAACATGAACAACTTTACATCATCAAATGGGTTTAACCATACAGTAACTGGCTTCAGCCAAATATCCGACCTTAATAAGCACTTTTTATATGTGAGGTGCAATGACAATTATTATCCTGAAGTTTCAAAAGCGCTTAATCTCACAGTTATAAATCAGTCTCCGACAATAACTGCCAATTACGCTGCCCCAGACCCTGTTGTAGAAATCCCTCCGAATATAACGCTTTTTGTGGAAACATATTTTGATCCAACACTCTGCAAATACAGCAGCACAACATCAGATTATGCATCAATGGAGGGCAAATTCCCAGGCTATGATGAGGAAAGCTTCAATACGATGCACAATGCAACAATAGAGCTCTCAGCAGCAGCGCAAGTTTATACGTACACATATTACGTTGCCTGCGAAGGCTATTCAGGATTGCCTTCAACAACAGCACCCATAACATTTTCAGTTGACTTGTCAAAGGCATTGAACATAACAGATTATACGGTAAATTACACCAGCGCATTGTCGGGGAAAATAAACATAACAACCAACAAGAAGTCGGAATGCCTGCTTGGCACAACACTCGACAACATCATAAGCTCATTGAGCACAATAGACCACTATAGGCACACTGCCAGTGTAACTCTCTCACAAGGCCCAAATTTATATTACATAAAATGCGCTTCAGGCGGAACATGGACGCCTGTTTATACTTTAACAATTGTAGCAGACCCCACTCTGCCTGTGATGAGCTATGTGGACGATTCAGCAGACATAACTGGCTTAACAAATATAAGTTTAGCGGAATATGCATGGAAGACTGATGAGCTAAGAGTTAAATGGAATGCTTCTGAAGACTTCACGTGGGTGACACTATACCAATATACTCTTAAAAATAATAATACTGCACAAACAATCATAAATTGGACAGATACAACTGATTTGAGTGATGATTGGCGCGCAATAACTGGATTAACCCTTGTACCGGGCAACAAGTATTATTTCACAGCCAAAGCCAAGAACTATGTCGGCTTATGGAGCACGGTAATGGGCAGCAATGGCATAATAATTGATCCATCTAAATTCCCGGAACATTGCACTGATGGAATTGAAAATTATGGCGAAACAGATATTGACTGCGGCGGCTCATGTGATTCATGCACAGAAAACAAAAACTGCACAAGCAATGCAGACTGCAGTTCAAGCTTCTGCAATCCTGCAAGCAATACATGCCAGCTTCCAACTTGCTCAGACACATATCAGAATGACAATGAAACAGATGTTGACTGCGGAGGCAATATATGCAATGCGGAAGGCAAATACTGCAGCAGAAACAAAAAATGCCTTGTTGATGCAGACTGCTCTCCTGCAGACATATGCAGCAATACGAGCAACAGGTGCATATGGAATGGCAACTCTGGCCCGAATATTGTAAAACTTGTTTTGGGTATAAAGAACATATCTACTTCAGAATTAAACAATCTGCAATACATAAACATCCCGGCTCCAAATATAAAGATAGACTTTGATAGTTCATCAATACTCACCGAAGCAAAAATAGAGGGCATAAACACATCAATAGTTTTCCCAACAACAACTGCGCCAGCACAAAACTTTACATTGAGCTTTATTGGAAACCTTTCTAATGGAAATTATACACTCACAATTTATGCCAAGTACACAAATGGAATTCCGATGACTGAGCCAAAAGTTATTAGATTTATAGTTGATACTGTTCTTCCAACAATAACATTGCAAAGCCCATTAAATGGCGCGTACTCAAATCAGTCAAATCTTTCAATGAGATTTAATTTTAGCGAAGCAGTAATATTGGATGATGTTTTAGTCGATGCAGTTTCATTAATCCCGGCAACATTCACAACTTCAGATAACAAACTATTCACAAAATCACAGAACTTCTCAGACGGCAGCAAAACATTGATAATAACTGCGCATGATTATGCAGGAAGCGTTGTTCAGTCAATCAGCACATTTGAAGTCGATGCAGTTCCATTAACAATAACGATGCTTTATCCACCATACAACGTTTCACCAACTCCGCGGTTCAATATAACAATTGGGACAGACAAGGCTGTGCAATGCAGGCAGTCTCTTGACATATCAGTTCAGTCCTTCAATAACATGGCGGGCTTTGATATTTCAAACTCAACACTGCACGAATTATACAACCTTTACATTACAGATGAAAATACACATAACTTTTATGTAAAATGCAATGATACGCAGCGCGGCATAATGAGCCAAACATTTGTAATCAGGGTTGATTCATCACTGCCGCAGATAATAACAGCATATGCAAATCCCTCACTCATAGTAGAAGCTCCGCCTAATGCAACATTGAAAGTTCAGACAAACGAGGCAGCAATATGCAAATACAGCAATGCAACGCAGAATTATTCCCAGATGGAAGGAAACTTTTCAAGCTACACCCAGAAGCAATTTGATACAATACATAACAAAATATTATACCTTCCAACAGAAGAAAGAAGCTACACTTATTATGCTGCATGCGAGAATCTCGCCGGCTGGACATCTGCAACATCAACTATAAGCTTTGTTGTAAACCTGAGCGCTCCAACTGCAATAACGATTTATTCTCCAACTTACAGCAATACAAACCAGACAAAGATAGATATCGGAACAAACAAAAATTCAGAATGCTATTGGGGTATGAGCAGCTCTTCAATAATATATTCATTCTCGGAAACAACAGGCTACCGCCACAAGCATACGCCTAACCAGCAGGAAGGCTCAAACACATATTATGCGAAGTGCATCGCTGCCGGCGTATGGTCTGATCCAGTAACAATCACTTTCGTAGTTGACACGAATAAGCCGAATATGAGCTACGTTGATGATTCCAGCAACCTGGCCAACAATACGCAATTTTCATATTTCACAGACAGGCTGCAGGCAAAATGGCACGGCACAGATGTAGGATCAGGGATATGGTATTATATGTATTTGCTGGAAGACAGCTATTTGAATGTGGTTGTGAATTGGACAGCAAGCTCAATAGATGATCAATGGTATTGGTTAACTAAAGATAACGAGCCAAACTGGGCGCAAACTAACGGCACAAAGCTCAATTTGACAAATCTAAGGAGCTATAAGTTTAAAGTAAAGGCAGTGGACTATGCAAACTGGACAAGCGACATCAAGGCAAGCGATGGCGTAACAGTCGATATATTAAAGCTACCTAGCCATTGCGTGGATCTCTTATTTGAAAGCGACACAGAAACAGATGTGGACTGCGGCAAACAATGCATAGGCTGCACAAACAGCAAAAACTGCCTGATAAATTCAGACTGCCTGAGCGGCTATTGCCCGAATTCAACTAAGAAGTGCACAACTCCTTCATGCAGCGATAATGTTCAAAATGGCGATGAAACTGACAAAGACTGCGGCGGAAGCTGCCCAGACTGCACAGAAGGCAAGAAATGCATCCAAACCAGCGACTGCGCAACCAGTTTAAAATGCAAATCCGGCATATGCAAAAAAGACCTTGATAACTGCAAAGATGCCAAATTAAGCGGAGATGAAACAGACATTGACTGCGGCGGAGGCTGCGATTCATGCGATTCTGGGAAAAATTGCCTGGACAACAGCGATTGCATAACGAATTATTGCAGCCCGAGTAAAAAATGCATAACTCAGACATGCAGCGACAATATAAAAAATAGTGATGAAACAGACAAAGACTGCGGCGGCGCAGCATGTTCGAAATGCCAAGTTGGAAAAGTATGCTTAATTTCAAGAGACTGCACAACAAATTACTGCCTGAATGGTTATTGCAATGAAAGAGTTAATGTAACAGCAGTATGCGGCAACGGCTTTAAAGATGCAGGCGAGGAATGTGATGATGGCAATACAGCAAGCGGAGACGGATGCAGCGCGTCATGCAGGCTTGAAGCCGAAGGCGGAGGCTTTAATTGGTTCCCGATATTATTAACACTCATTATACTTGCAGCACTCAGTGGAGGAGGCTATGCATTCTATGCATATTATTATGCGCCCTACTTGCAGAAGAAAAAACCATATTATGCGCCAAGGATGCAGCAGCCAATATCACTTTCAAGACCTGAGGCAAAACCAGGATTCATTCAAAGGCCTGCACAGCCTGTACAACGATCCAGGGAAATAAAACGGGCGGCAGAAGCAAAAGAAAGAGAGAAAATATTTAAGTCATTTGATGAAGAAAAACCACTGGAAAAAATAGTTGAAAAGCCAGCAGAAAAAATGAAAGAAGAGATAAAAGAAAAAAGCGAGATAAAGAAAGAAATAAAACCTGAAATAACAGAAATGAAAGAAGAAGCAAAAACAGCGCCTGAAGCAGCAAAGCCAAGCGACATATTTGCCAGATTAAGGAAATTAGCTGAAAAGCCAAAAGGCACTTTAGAAAAAGAAATTAAAAAACCTGTCAAATCCAAAAAAGCAGCCAAGCCTTCAAAAAAAGATGATGCATTCAGAAGGCTGAAAGAAATAGCAGCTAAAAACTTGAAAGGCGACTATGCAAAGAAGCTGCTTGCACTTACAGAATCAAAAGGAATGGCCAAGCAAGATCTCAGCAAAACATTTTCTAATCTTTTTAAAACCAAGAAAATCACAAAAAATCTTGCAGAAGAGATATTATTGCAGCTGATGAAGCTGGATAAAATAACAAAATCAGATGCAAAGTTCCTGTTGTCAGACCTTGCTGGACAAAAATTGATATCTGAGGAGCAGGCAAAGAAAATTTTGTCCAATCTTGATGCGGAATAA